CATTGCGAGGAGCACTCGCGTCCGATAACTCTGGAACCCTGCCTTTGTTTGCTATCCTCCCCGGTACTCCTCTCCCGTAGTGTCAGATCTTCTGTAACGTGGATGAATCGCGGACAATCTGGTAATCAGGTCCATATTGTCGGGTTGCACCGTATTCTCCGCAATCCTGTTGACGGACCTCATGCCACACTTCAGACACCGGTGAATAATCTGATACCCTTTTCCGGACCTGAACTTGATGCCCACCGGCTCCATCAGACCCTGGCAAGTGCTTTCTCGGTCACCGGGTAGGATATCGAGGTGCTTCGAGAACAGGCAGAACGGGCAGTGATTCCGATAGCTGCCGTTGCTTACGGGGGTTACGTCTTGTCCGCATTGCTCACAGGTGAACCCTGCATTCTTCTGCTTCCTGCTCATGCCCTGGACTCCTTGACTGGATGCACTTCCAATCAAAGGGCCAGGGTTCCGTTTGCTCTTTCCTTACGGCTCCAGGCTCAACTGAACCAGTGACACATTCACCGTCGTACCTCTTGGGATGACGGTTACTTCCGGTTCCAGCTTCATCGGGGCATGTTTCATCCCCGAATCCGGACCACGACCGATTTTGGCATTGTGTCGGCCACTGTAAGGCGGGAACTGCCGCCTTCCACCGGTAGGTGTGTGCCCAATCTCACTGGCTTTGGCGTCGTCCCCTGTCAGGCAAGAGCAGGACAAC
The sequence above is a segment of the Dehalococcoidales bacterium genome. Coding sequences within it:
- a CDS encoding RNHCP domain-containing protein, producing the protein MSRKQKNAGFTCEQCGQDVTPVSNGSYRNHCPFCLFSKHLDILPGDRESTCQGLMEPVGIKFRSGKGYQIIHRCLKCGMRSVNRIAENTVQPDNMDLITRLSAIHPRYRRSDTTGEEYRGG